A region from the Arcanobacterium buesumense genome encodes:
- a CDS encoding ABC transporter permease: MLKFILRRLLNYLLLLVVAVTLAYFIAGTQLDPRSMLIEAEITSGKNIPYEQVVRTVDERLTGWNINPTDPILDRFVNWVGMISHWDWGYSPQGASVNAEIANRVPISLQLVFLGFFIGIIGGVALGAWAAVNQYSKRDRIISIAAMVIISTPAMVIAVFLQIGATYANQAAGYQIFNFVGPTSAIPPDGFFLQLVDRLQHLLLPTISMALSSVASYSRIQRNLMLDTLGADYVRTARAKGVRFGTAIRKHALRTALIPIATYFAFGIATLILGAAITEQVYGWNGMGIYSVGTITGSDINGTAAVVAFAGTCTLTGAFLSDVAISMVDPRVRVG; this comes from the coding sequence ATGTTAAAGTTCATTCTTAGGCGATTGCTGAACTATCTGCTCTTGCTGGTAGTAGCGGTCACCCTTGCCTACTTTATTGCCGGCACGCAGCTGGATCCACGCTCGATGCTTATCGAAGCGGAGATTACCTCTGGTAAGAACATTCCGTACGAGCAAGTAGTTCGCACGGTCGATGAGCGTCTAACTGGATGGAACATTAATCCAACTGATCCGATTCTTGATCGGTTTGTTAACTGGGTTGGCATGATCAGCCACTGGGACTGGGGTTATTCTCCTCAAGGTGCCAGTGTTAACGCCGAAATTGCTAATCGTGTTCCTATTTCACTGCAGCTTGTTTTCCTTGGATTCTTCATCGGAATTATCGGCGGCGTCGCACTGGGTGCGTGGGCGGCAGTTAACCAGTACTCTAAGCGGGATCGGATTATTTCTATTGCGGCAATGGTTATTATCTCCACTCCAGCGATGGTGATTGCTGTTTTCTTGCAAATTGGGGCAACCTATGCCAACCAGGCTGCGGGATACCAGATATTTAACTTCGTGGGGCCAACATCGGCGATACCGCCAGATGGATTTTTCTTACAGCTTGTAGACCGCTTGCAGCATTTGTTATTGCCAACGATTTCTATGGCGCTGTCATCAGTCGCTTCTTATTCGCGTATCCAGCGTAATTTGATGCTTGATACTTTAGGAGCTGATTATGTGCGGACAGCTCGGGCAAAGGGCGTTCGCTTTGGAACTGCGATTCGTAAGCATGCCTTGCGCACAGCGCTTATTCCGATTGCAACATACTTCGCTTTTGGAATTGCCACATTGATTTTAGGTGCGGCAATTACCGAACAGGTATATGGCTGGAATGGTATGGGTATCTATTCAGTGGGCACAATTACTGGATCTGATATCAATGGAACCGCTGCGGTAGTTGCCTTTGCTGGTACCTGTACACTTACTGGTGCTTTCCTTTCTGATGTTGCGATTTCGATGGTTGATCCTCGAGTAAGGGTGGGATGA
- the lipB gene encoding lipoyl(octanoyl) transferase LipB — translation MQIINLLDHGPLPYMQVDTLQRYIHEKVASLQAPDSIIVWESDHTYTAGRRTQPQDIPNDDVPVITMDRGGSVTYHGPGQLVIYPIVKVKPPKDVVAFVRTTENTLISAIQPLGVAATAVSGRSGVWIPAQQMPTGIESKICAIGIKFANDATMHGMAFNVTTNLDRFMRIIPCGITDAGVTSLAQLGIHTTLTDTADLLVPALSDAYQQFLARPDTVVTAHPQPAQLLMEARNHHPAIPQRTGVSWKADTGAKPHNKEASWQSQIG, via the coding sequence GTGCAGATCATAAATCTTCTCGATCACGGTCCCCTGCCTTATATGCAGGTTGACACTTTACAGCGCTACATCCACGAAAAAGTGGCTAGCCTCCAAGCTCCTGACTCCATCATCGTGTGGGAATCAGACCATACATACACTGCTGGCCGACGCACTCAACCACAAGACATTCCGAACGACGACGTTCCTGTCATCACCATGGATCGCGGCGGCTCCGTCACCTATCATGGCCCTGGCCAACTCGTGATTTATCCCATTGTTAAGGTGAAGCCGCCGAAAGACGTTGTTGCCTTTGTACGCACTACTGAAAACACCCTTATTTCCGCAATACAACCACTCGGTGTAGCCGCGACTGCCGTTTCCGGGCGCTCTGGCGTATGGATACCAGCACAACAGATGCCAACCGGTATTGAATCCAAGATTTGCGCTATCGGAATTAAATTCGCCAATGACGCCACCATGCACGGAATGGCTTTCAACGTCACCACTAATCTGGATCGTTTTATGCGCATCATCCCCTGTGGAATCACCGATGCCGGCGTCACGTCGCTAGCTCAGCTCGGCATCCACACCACACTAACTGATACTGCAGATCTTCTCGTTCCGGCGCTTAGTGATGCATACCAGCAGTTCCTTGCACGTCCCGACACCGTCGTCACCGCTCACCCACAGCCCGCTCAACTTTTAATGGAAGCCCGCAATCATCATCCTGCTATTCCCCAGCGAACCGGCGTATCATGGAAAGCTGATACCGGCGCAAAACCGCACAACAAGGAGGCGTCATGGCAGTCGCAGATCGGGTGA
- a CDS encoding lipoyl synthase, translating to MAVADRVNPEHRKLLRVEERNRETPIEKKPSWIKTTATVGAEYTDMRNRMEGASLHTVCAEANCPNIYECWEDREASFLIGGDICTRRCDFCFIKTGRPTSYDQDEPRRIAESVVNMRLNYVTVTGVTRDDLDDGASWLYAETCRQIHRMSPTTGVELLIDDMRGGEKSLAQVFESRPEVLAHNLETVPRIFKKIRPAFRYERSLDLITFASESGLITKSNLILGMGETRDEIIAAMQDLKDAHCDLLTITQYLRPSPLHHPIDRWVKPQEFVELSTIGYEMGFAGIMAGPLVRSSYRSGSLWARAMAHKGWEIPDNLKAIGASSAQGLGVGGGHARQEAATLIARGL from the coding sequence ATGGCAGTCGCAGATCGGGTGAATCCCGAACACCGCAAACTATTACGTGTTGAAGAACGCAACCGCGAAACCCCCATCGAAAAAAAGCCTAGCTGGATTAAGACCACTGCTACCGTCGGTGCCGAATACACAGATATGCGCAACCGCATGGAAGGAGCAAGCCTTCACACCGTATGCGCTGAAGCAAACTGCCCCAATATTTACGAATGCTGGGAAGACCGTGAAGCATCCTTCCTGATCGGTGGCGATATTTGCACTCGGCGTTGTGACTTCTGTTTTATTAAAACCGGCCGCCCCACGTCTTATGATCAAGATGAACCCCGGCGTATTGCTGAGTCCGTTGTGAATATGCGCCTCAACTACGTCACCGTTACCGGAGTGACGCGTGATGACCTCGACGACGGCGCCTCCTGGCTCTACGCCGAAACCTGCCGGCAAATCCACCGGATGTCACCCACAACAGGCGTTGAACTACTCATCGACGACATGCGTGGCGGGGAAAAATCCCTCGCTCAGGTCTTTGAATCACGCCCCGAGGTATTAGCACATAATCTTGAAACTGTTCCCCGTATCTTCAAAAAGATCCGACCCGCATTCCGTTATGAACGTTCCTTGGACCTCATCACGTTTGCTTCAGAATCAGGGCTGATTACCAAATCTAATTTAATTCTTGGCATGGGAGAAACACGCGACGAGATCATTGCCGCCATGCAAGACCTTAAAGATGCTCACTGCGATTTGTTGACCATCACCCAATACTTACGCCCCTCACCGTTGCATCATCCTATTGATCGCTGGGTCAAGCCACAAGAATTCGTTGAGCTATCCACGATTGGTTATGAGATGGGATTTGCAGGAATTATGGCCGGTCCGCTTGTTCGCTCGTCATATCGTTCCGGCTCGCTATGGGCGCGGGCCATGGCGCATAAGGGCTGGGAGATTCCTGACAACCTCAAAGCTATCGGAGCTAGCTCAGCCCAAGGACTCGGCGTTGGTGGCGGACATGCTCGGCAGGAAGCCGCAACGCTTATTGCCCGGGGCCTATGA
- a CDS encoding class I adenylate-forming enzyme family protein has translation MKPHYNPAYSLDMAAHSHGQRFAIHYGETSYTVLEATLITKQLAAMLGDIGVGQGDRVALIARNSPYHMLLHVACARIGAVFVPISYRFAGPELADVLDFAQPRVVVADLESSRIQKRHGVSYFVIDDDVEFSSLTNGYPKGFQGLSACYRKSHPMEATAWKTGLAVDTNVSEVDGGAMLFTSGSTGRPKAVYLTHEQLWWGSQNFREGFEYSNHDVELVTVPLTHIGGFNGTTLDLFSHGGTIVIVREFDPGRVLQELERHRVAMMFAVPTMYSALLAHPDFSQRDLTAFRLPLIGGAICPPALLARMEESGLRPLNVWGMTETGGAGFMLSQDLLAQARGSIGSPFAHVSAKIIDEFGQEADTGELVISGPHVVHSYWNDPSFTAEAFRDGWLLTGDMARRDAEGHVWIVGRTRYQINTGGEKVIPEEVSSVLLQMPQIVDAAVVGIPDETWGEAVAAAIVVKPGEQAPDLGTIRDFVASHIARYKAPRAVCVVPSLPTNANGKTDMAQIKKMCLDARKG, from the coding sequence ATGAAACCACACTACAATCCAGCCTACTCGCTGGACATGGCCGCGCATTCGCATGGGCAACGCTTCGCTATTCACTATGGGGAAACATCCTATACTGTGTTAGAGGCTACGCTGATAACGAAACAACTAGCGGCTATGCTAGGCGATATCGGTGTCGGGCAGGGCGATCGAGTTGCTCTGATTGCACGCAATAGTCCTTATCACATGTTGCTTCACGTAGCTTGCGCGCGGATTGGGGCAGTGTTTGTTCCTATCTCGTATCGTTTTGCTGGCCCAGAGCTAGCGGACGTGCTGGATTTTGCGCAACCGCGAGTAGTAGTGGCCGATCTGGAAAGTTCACGTATTCAGAAACGTCATGGTGTTTCATATTTTGTTATTGATGACGACGTCGAGTTCTCGTCATTAACGAATGGTTACCCCAAAGGGTTTCAGGGATTGTCGGCATGTTATCGAAAAAGCCACCCTATGGAGGCTACTGCGTGGAAGACTGGCTTGGCGGTAGATACTAATGTTTCAGAGGTAGATGGCGGAGCTATGCTTTTTACTTCCGGTTCAACCGGCCGGCCGAAAGCGGTCTATCTTACTCATGAACAACTGTGGTGGGGTTCGCAGAATTTTCGGGAAGGATTTGAGTATTCTAACCACGATGTTGAACTGGTGACGGTTCCGCTCACCCATATTGGTGGTTTTAATGGCACTACTTTGGATCTTTTTTCGCATGGCGGAACGATTGTGATCGTCCGGGAATTCGATCCGGGGAGGGTTTTACAGGAGCTTGAGCGGCATCGAGTGGCGATGATGTTTGCGGTGCCAACAATGTATTCAGCATTATTGGCACACCCGGATTTCTCCCAGCGGGACTTGACTGCTTTCCGGTTGCCTTTGATTGGTGGTGCGATCTGTCCTCCGGCGCTTTTGGCGCGCATGGAAGAGAGCGGTTTACGTCCATTAAATGTGTGGGGAATGACGGAAACGGGTGGTGCTGGGTTTATGCTATCGCAAGATTTGCTCGCCCAAGCGCGCGGTTCGATCGGTTCTCCGTTCGCCCATGTTAGCGCCAAGATAATCGATGAATTTGGGCAAGAAGCAGATACTGGTGAGTTAGTTATTAGCGGACCTCATGTGGTTCATAGCTACTGGAACGATCCTAGTTTTACCGCTGAAGCTTTTCGTGACGGTTGGCTGCTGACTGGGGATATGGCACGCCGTGATGCGGAGGGGCACGTGTGGATTGTGGGTCGCACGCGCTATCAAATCAATACCGGTGGGGAAAAGGTCATTCCGGAAGAAGTATCAAGCGTATTGCTTCAGATGCCACAGATTGTAGATGCAGCAGTTGTTGGTATCCCAGATGAAACGTGGGGAGAGGCAGTCGCAGCAGCGATTGTTGTCAAACCGGGGGAGCAAGCCCCGGATCTAGGTACTATACGAGATTTTGTGGCAAGTCATATTGCGCGATATAAAGCGCCTCGGGCGGTCTGTGTTGTGCCGAGTTTGCCAACTAATGCCAATGGTAAAACTGATATGGCACAAATCAAGAAAATGTGCCTTGATGCCCGAAAGGGATAG
- a CDS encoding M18 family aminopeptidase, translating to MNYLDRFTPLTYAQAFGDFITQSPTSYHAAENVAHQLTEAGFTRVDQHDQWSNATRAVMVVSGAVIAWQLPEKFSLQSGARIIGSHTDSPSFKIKPVATSTAAGYSQVNVEVYGGPLLNSWLNRDLGIAGQIVTTDGERHLVKTDALMTIPQLAPHLDRSQNDELKLSRQLDYHPIWAVSEADVMAHVCVSDGIDPASVAGADLYAYDTAPYRIYGGADGEDFFCAGRQDNLTSVFASLQAFLSVAEDGGQTDDVLVFVAFDHEEVGSGTPTGASGPILESTLRRIVAASPIAGDEGYWRFIAQSSCISADAGHAVNPNKMDKHDPAHHPILGGGPLLKINAQQRYATDAIGSATWLRAAHQAGVSTQEFVSNNDVPCGTTIGPLTATRFGMTTVDVGVAMLSMHSVREITNPADLLGMARILEAYWMGA from the coding sequence ATGAATTACCTTGATCGTTTTACTCCATTAACTTATGCCCAAGCTTTCGGTGATTTCATCACCCAATCGCCTACCTCCTATCATGCAGCCGAAAATGTTGCTCATCAGCTAACCGAAGCTGGATTTACTCGCGTTGATCAACACGACCAATGGTCAAATGCTACCCGCGCGGTGATGGTTGTTAGTGGCGCGGTTATCGCTTGGCAACTACCGGAAAAATTTAGTCTGCAAAGTGGCGCACGTATTATTGGCTCCCACACGGATTCGCCGTCGTTCAAAATTAAGCCAGTAGCTACATCAACTGCCGCTGGTTATTCCCAAGTCAACGTCGAAGTCTATGGCGGCCCACTCCTGAACTCTTGGCTTAATCGTGACCTCGGAATTGCCGGTCAGATCGTCACCACAGACGGCGAACGTCATTTAGTGAAAACCGATGCCCTGATGACAATTCCACAACTAGCACCGCATTTGGATCGTAGCCAAAATGACGAATTAAAACTTTCCCGCCAGCTCGATTATCATCCTATTTGGGCAGTATCTGAAGCTGACGTCATGGCTCATGTGTGTGTCAGCGATGGTATCGATCCAGCAAGTGTGGCCGGTGCTGACCTCTACGCTTATGACACCGCTCCCTATCGCATTTATGGCGGAGCGGATGGCGAAGACTTCTTCTGCGCCGGACGCCAAGATAACCTCACCTCGGTTTTTGCTTCACTACAAGCCTTTTTATCCGTCGCTGAAGATGGGGGACAAACAGATGATGTCCTCGTCTTTGTAGCTTTTGATCATGAAGAAGTTGGATCAGGGACGCCAACAGGCGCCAGTGGGCCAATCCTCGAAAGTACATTGCGGCGAATCGTTGCCGCCTCGCCGATAGCGGGAGACGAAGGATATTGGCGCTTTATTGCACAATCTTCATGTATCTCAGCTGATGCTGGGCATGCGGTTAATCCGAACAAGATGGACAAACATGACCCAGCCCACCACCCAATCTTAGGTGGCGGACCGTTACTTAAAATTAACGCCCAACAACGTTACGCGACTGATGCGATCGGTTCGGCTACATGGTTACGGGCGGCACATCAGGCTGGCGTGAGCACCCAAGAGTTCGTCTCTAATAACGATGTGCCATGCGGAACCACTATTGGTCCGCTAACCGCAACCCGGTTTGGGATGACTACCGTGGATGTTGGTGTGGCAATGCTTTCGATGCATTCCGTACGAGAAATCACTAATCCTGCTGATTTGCTCGGTATGGCTCGTATTCTTGAAGCCTACTGGATGGGTGCATGA
- a CDS encoding alpha/beta hydrolase family protein has protein sequence MIDDKVTPISPERHVFETLAALSVASEEIESYGSDPAQYIEWYGPADGQTLVFISGGGYRTPISLAYARPAALALGEEGYRVALVEVRKEHGNPNVTLADIATLSRRPDLASATWIGHSFGATLAIDVALDPELPPTKAIGLAPFCQLTANINGREDPLGITSWIGGTPEDLPHMYARLDPMTRMNELGEAGYAAGGLNIQVIHGEDDQTIPVSLVKQHSATPIRIAIVPGANHADVVRPGHDAWLFLLGALRAD, from the coding sequence ATGATCGATGATAAGGTAACACCGATAAGTCCTGAACGCCATGTCTTTGAAACTTTGGCGGCGCTCAGTGTTGCCAGTGAAGAGATCGAATCATACGGATCAGATCCTGCCCAATACATTGAATGGTATGGCCCAGCGGACGGACAAACTCTCGTCTTTATCTCAGGCGGTGGATACCGCACCCCAATTTCTCTTGCTTATGCGCGGCCAGCGGCATTGGCTCTGGGGGAAGAAGGCTATCGAGTTGCTCTTGTTGAAGTCCGCAAAGAACACGGAAATCCTAATGTGACCTTGGCAGATATCGCCACGTTATCACGCCGTCCAGATCTTGCCTCAGCAACGTGGATCGGCCACTCTTTCGGCGCCACCCTAGCAATTGACGTTGCTCTCGATCCGGAACTGCCGCCCACTAAAGCTATCGGTCTGGCGCCATTTTGCCAATTAACAGCAAATATTAACGGTCGGGAAGATCCGCTGGGTATTACCTCGTGGATCGGTGGCACACCTGAAGATCTGCCACACATGTATGCTCGGTTAGATCCCATGACCCGAATGAATGAGCTTGGTGAAGCCGGATATGCCGCCGGCGGGTTAAACATCCAAGTCATCCATGGTGAAGATGATCAAACAATTCCGGTATCCTTAGTCAAACAACATTCGGCAACTCCAATCAGAATTGCCATTGTTCCCGGGGCTAACCACGCAGATGTTGTCCGTCCCGGACATGATGCATGGCTTTTCCTCCTCGGAGCGCTACGGGCAGACTAA
- a CDS encoding protein-tyrosine phosphatase family protein codes for MATWNDGPGVITLPSGRRIRGRSWRVAVEEQADISIVLTTSVGNRFGASTVRSHAGQTITIDWPDYRLPRRPAQALQTLREAWNDAVDRKIEITCAGGVGRTGTALAILAVFDGMDPHDAIDFIQREYNPESVASPAQRAFVMDLGSDVN; via the coding sequence ATGGCAACATGGAATGATGGCCCTGGCGTCATTACCCTCCCGTCGGGACGTCGAATCCGGGGACGTTCATGGCGCGTTGCTGTTGAAGAACAGGCTGATATCTCAATCGTTTTAACAACCTCAGTGGGTAACCGATTTGGCGCGTCTACCGTACGGTCACACGCCGGGCAAACCATAACAATTGATTGGCCAGATTATCGCTTGCCGCGCCGCCCTGCCCAGGCTCTCCAAACACTGCGTGAAGCGTGGAACGATGCAGTGGATAGGAAAATTGAAATAACTTGCGCTGGCGGAGTTGGACGAACCGGTACGGCACTCGCGATTCTTGCGGTTTTTGACGGTATGGATCCCCATGATGCGATCGACTTCATCCAGCGCGAGTACAATCCAGAATCGGTAGCATCTCCAGCCCAACGTGCATTTGTGATGGATCTTGGCTCAGACGTCAACTAA
- a CDS encoding NADP-dependent isocitrate dehydrogenase: protein MAHIIYTHTDEAPMLASASLLPIISAFTRKGGIDIVARDISLSGRIIAALSHYLPEHLRQADTLSELSALTQRREANIIKLPNISASLPQLHAAISELQNHGYELPDYPVSPVTDLEHDIRARYDSVIGSAVNPVLREGNSDRRAPRAVKNYARTHPHSMAPWSADSRTRVATMDSGDFKHNEVSYLVDQPLNASIVFQPNDGPAQKIRTAIPLTTGDIIDASVMSIAQLDRFLATCVAQAKESNLLFSVHLKATMMKVSDPVIFGRVVRAFFPRTFARFEGQLADLKLSPDNGLGAIFAGLEQVAEGRNIRESFDDELASSGPLAMVNSDRGITNLHVPSDVIVDASMPAMIRHGGKMWGPSGEENDTLAVIPDSSYAGIYQVVIDDCKAHGAFDPVTMGSVPNVGLMAQKAEEYGSHDKTFVAPASGRVDIIDDDGRVLLSRPVDQGDIFRSCVTKDAPIHNWISLAVQRARLSSTPVVFWLDSQRAHDRIMISKVESALSLCNTEGLNIRILDPCQAAVHTLQRLRKGLDTISATGNVLRDYLTDLFPIMELGTSAKMLSVVPLMAGGGLFETGAGGSAPKLAQQLIDENHLRWDSLGEFLAVAESLRHCGQITGNHHARVLADCLDIATERVLTHGRSAQRHVGEPDNRSSHLWLATYWAQALAKQNDDEELQNAFASLSAELTKLSPHIDDELLAVQGQAVDVGGYYHPDPVKLAQVMRPSAVFNHLIDQ from the coding sequence ATGGCTCATATTATTTACACCCATACTGACGAGGCACCCATGCTCGCTTCCGCCTCCCTTTTGCCAATCATTTCTGCGTTCACACGCAAAGGCGGAATTGATATCGTGGCGCGAGACATATCCCTTTCTGGCCGAATTATTGCTGCCCTCAGCCACTATCTTCCCGAGCATCTACGCCAGGCCGATACACTAAGCGAATTAAGCGCATTAACTCAACGCCGAGAAGCCAACATTATTAAACTTCCCAATATTTCTGCTTCTTTGCCCCAGTTGCACGCAGCTATCAGCGAGCTGCAAAATCATGGATATGAGCTCCCAGATTACCCAGTCTCACCAGTTACTGACCTAGAACATGACATTCGAGCCCGTTATGATTCAGTTATCGGCTCTGCAGTTAATCCCGTTTTACGAGAGGGTAATTCGGACCGCCGCGCCCCGCGAGCAGTGAAAAATTACGCCCGTACTCATCCACATTCGATGGCTCCATGGTCAGCCGATTCACGCACCCGCGTTGCCACAATGGACAGCGGAGATTTTAAACATAATGAGGTTTCTTACCTGGTTGACCAGCCGCTGAATGCCAGCATCGTGTTTCAACCGAACGATGGCCCTGCACAAAAAATAAGAACCGCAATTCCCCTGACTACTGGCGATATCATCGATGCCAGCGTCATGAGTATTGCCCAGCTCGATCGTTTTTTGGCCACCTGTGTTGCCCAAGCTAAGGAATCAAACCTACTCTTTTCAGTTCATCTCAAAGCTACAATGATGAAAGTTTCCGATCCGGTGATTTTTGGCCGTGTTGTGCGCGCCTTTTTCCCGCGCACTTTTGCCCGGTTCGAAGGTCAATTAGCTGATTTGAAGCTGTCACCAGACAATGGTTTAGGAGCGATCTTCGCCGGATTAGAGCAGGTAGCCGAAGGCAGAAATATTCGCGAATCGTTTGATGACGAACTTGCTAGCAGTGGACCTCTCGCTATGGTTAATTCAGATCGAGGTATCACTAATCTTCACGTACCATCAGATGTCATTGTTGATGCGTCAATGCCAGCGATGATCCGACATGGCGGAAAAATGTGGGGTCCTTCTGGGGAGGAAAATGATACGCTCGCCGTCATCCCAGATTCGTCTTATGCCGGAATTTATCAGGTAGTTATTGATGATTGTAAAGCTCACGGCGCGTTTGATCCGGTTACGATGGGTAGCGTTCCGAACGTTGGTTTGATGGCGCAAAAAGCTGAAGAGTACGGTTCTCACGATAAAACTTTCGTTGCGCCAGCTTCAGGGCGAGTCGATATTATCGACGACGACGGACGAGTGCTTTTGTCACGGCCAGTTGATCAGGGCGACATTTTCCGCAGTTGCGTGACCAAAGATGCCCCTATCCATAACTGGATTTCATTGGCTGTTCAGCGGGCGCGCCTTTCATCAACTCCGGTTGTTTTTTGGCTTGATTCACAGCGGGCGCATGATCGAATAATGATCTCGAAAGTCGAATCTGCATTATCCCTTTGCAATACCGAAGGTCTTAATATTCGTATTTTAGATCCTTGTCAGGCAGCGGTACATACACTTCAGCGGTTGCGTAAAGGTCTGGATACTATTTCGGCTACTGGTAATGTTTTGCGTGACTATTTAACTGATTTATTCCCGATTATGGAGCTGGGGACGTCAGCGAAAATGCTTTCCGTTGTTCCGTTGATGGCTGGGGGTGGTTTATTTGAAACCGGCGCTGGCGGTTCTGCACCGAAGTTGGCTCAACAATTAATTGACGAAAACCATCTGCGGTGGGATTCACTGGGTGAGTTTTTAGCGGTGGCGGAATCGTTGCGGCATTGCGGGCAAATAACTGGTAATCATCATGCTCGTGTTCTTGCCGATTGTTTAGATATAGCAACTGAGCGGGTATTGACGCACGGACGTTCAGCACAACGTCACGTTGGTGAGCCAGATAATCGTTCTTCACATCTATGGCTTGCAACGTATTGGGCACAAGCTCTTGCCAAACAGAATGATGACGAAGAACTCCAGAATGCATTTGCTTCGTTGTCGGCAGAGTTGACTAAGTTAAGTCCACATATTGACGATGAACTTCTTGCAGTTCAAGGACAAGCAGTTGATGTAGGTGGCTACTATCATCCAGATCCGGTTAAACTTGCGCAAGTGATGCGGCCTAGTGCTGTCTTTAATCATCTTATTGATCAGTGA
- a CDS encoding LppP/LprE family lipoprotein produces the protein MARWSLVRVGACLPLALFAFTGCSNCAETSGEEALAQAATELAPAWEGLAPDSAENWDFASADTSTYDSCKPLSWIVIPTAMPSKDAPYEVALFHNGVFSGTSEARPYLGEPKVTRVSDNEIQVERTWYLDEEKTMPKPAVATYVWNDDKSRTVRTGGLPPNEYAAGGPQAPAE, from the coding sequence ATGGCTCGTTGGAGCTTAGTGCGCGTTGGCGCTTGCCTACCTCTCGCGTTATTTGCGTTTACTGGATGTTCAAACTGTGCCGAGACTAGTGGAGAAGAAGCACTTGCTCAAGCTGCCACCGAGTTGGCACCAGCTTGGGAAGGTTTAGCGCCAGATAGTGCGGAAAATTGGGATTTTGCCAGTGCTGACACCAGTACGTATGATTCCTGCAAGCCGCTTTCTTGGATTGTTATCCCGACGGCGATGCCTAGCAAAGATGCTCCTTATGAAGTTGCACTATTCCACAATGGCGTCTTCAGTGGCACTTCAGAAGCCCGCCCGTATCTTGGCGAACCTAAAGTCACTCGAGTGTCCGATAACGAAATTCAGGTTGAACGCACCTGGTATCTCGATGAAGAAAAGACAATGCCTAAACCAGCCGTTGCAACATACGTTTGGAATGACGATAAATCACGAACAGTGCGCACTGGTGGTCTGCCGCCAAACGAATACGCGGCCGGTGGTCCACAGGCACCTGCGGAGTAA
- a CDS encoding L-lactate dehydrogenase: protein MVTQFKTKMSVVGAGSVGTALAYAAMLRGSANVVALFDINKTKVDAEVLDLAHGTQFMAGSELIGGSDITVTANSDIVLITAGAKQNPGQTRLDLAEKNAHILESLMSDLVPLSPNAVFVLVTNPVDVLTAAAVKFSGLPEGRVFGSGTVLDSSRLRWLVGRKIGVSPRSVHSLIVGEHGDSEFALWSSATIGQVSLRDWRNAKGEKVFTDDVLHELEQEVIHSAYKIIEGKGATNYAIGVAGARIVEAVLGNQRAILPVSSVLNGAFGVNDVAMSVPCIVGANGVERTIEFPMDTQEQVRFDASVQALTSAQRSIGL, encoded by the coding sequence ATGGTTACACAATTCAAAACGAAAATGTCTGTGGTTGGTGCGGGATCAGTAGGTACTGCTCTTGCGTATGCGGCGATGTTGCGCGGTTCGGCCAACGTTGTTGCATTATTCGATATTAATAAGACTAAAGTTGATGCTGAAGTCCTTGATCTTGCACACGGTACCCAGTTCATGGCCGGGTCGGAATTGATCGGCGGATCGGATATTACCGTAACCGCAAACTCCGATATTGTGCTTATTACTGCTGGAGCGAAACAGAATCCAGGTCAAACACGGTTAGATTTAGCGGAAAAGAATGCTCATATTCTAGAAAGCTTGATGTCTGACCTTGTTCCGCTATCTCCTAATGCAGTTTTTGTTTTGGTAACAAACCCAGTTGATGTACTGACAGCGGCCGCGGTGAAATTCTCCGGGCTTCCGGAAGGTCGCGTTTTTGGTTCGGGAACAGTGCTTGATTCTTCACGGTTGCGGTGGCTCGTTGGCCGCAAGATTGGCGTTTCGCCACGTTCGGTTCACTCATTGATCGTTGGAGAACACGGCGATAGTGAATTTGCGTTGTGGTCCTCAGCCACCATCGGACAGGTGTCATTGCGTGATTGGCGCAATGCCAAAGGTGAAAAAGTTTTTACTGACGATGTTTTGCATGAGTTAGAACAAGAAGTTATTCACTCTGCCTACAAGATCATTGAAGGTAAAGGAGCCACTAACTACGCCATCGGTGTGGCCGGTGCGCGTATTGTGGAAGCAGTTTTGGGTAACCAGCGAGCTATTTTACCGGTCAGTAGTGTCCTTAACGGCGCTTTTGGAGTTAACGATGTAGCTATGTCTGTACCATGTATCGTTGGAGCAAACGGAGTGGAACGGACGATTGAATTCCCGATGGATACTCAAGAACAGGTACGTTTTGACGCCTCTGTACAAGCCTTGACGTCAGCCCAGCGCAGTATCGGTCTCTAA